The window CCAAAATTAGCTAACATTTCAATACGTGTGATTTTTTTATGTATATATTTATTGTTTGGATAGATTAAAGAAAAAATCTAAAGAAATTAAATTTAAGTAACATTTAAGATTAGCTTAATGCTTGATTAAGAAACACACAATATAATTAAAACAAATCAGATAAGGGGGCATATGAAATGGAAGAAGAAATAAGTTTACAGATGAAAGATTTAGTTCATCCTAAAGAAAAAATATTATATAGATTATGTGTATTAATAACTATAGTAGGCGTTATAGGGAGTATTATGGCTATTATACTAGGTCTTGTAGATAAAGAAGAAATGCAGACTATAATGGGTGGATTTGCAATTATATTTGTAGTTATATATCAATTGGGAAAAATGTATGCAAAAACTCAAGTAAACTCTATAAAGCTGTCTAAAAGACAATTTCCAGAGGTTTATGAAATTATTGAAGATTTTGCTCAAAAGCTTGAAATGAAGAAGATTCCTGAAGTATATGTAGTTCAACAAGGCGGAGTTTTAAATGCTTTTGCAGCTACTTTTTTCAGTAGGGATTATATTCAAATAAACATAGATATATTTGAAATTGCTTATAGAGAACACAAGGATTTAGATGCTCTATCTTTTGTTATAGGGCATGAGATGGGTCATATAAAAATGGGACATACGAAGCTTAAATATATACTATTAACTTTTGCTAGTAATTTGATTCCCATAGTAGGAGCTACTTTATCACGAGCAAGAGAATATACATGTGACAGACATGCTAGTTATCTTTGTCCTCAAGGAAGAAAATCATTAGTATTACTTGCGGCTGGAAAGCATATGTACAAGAATGTAGATGTTGAGGAAGTGGTTAAACAGGGTCAATATCAAAAGGGAATATTTCAATGGTTTGCAAATGCAACAGCATCTCATCCAGTTCTTGCAAAAAGGATGAAAGCACTTATGGATTTAGATACTCCAGGTAGATTATTCTAAAAAAGATTGAAAAAAATTTGAAATTATACTTGAAATAATTTAATAAAGTGAGTATAATAAACAACAAATAGTTTATAATAATTTTAAAAGCTGTGAAAGAAACTAGTAAAAAGATAATTGTCATCAGAGAGTGAGTGGTTGGTGAAAACTCATGTCGGTTACTTTTGAATCCATTCTGGAGCTGTCAAGCTGAAATAAAATAGGCTTGAACCGGTGGTCGTCGTTAAAGACATTGAGAGGGTTATTTATTAACCAATCAGGGTGGCAACGCGGAAGATATAAGCTTTCGTCCCTTTATAGGGACGGGGGCTTTTTTTATACAAAAAAAAGAACAAAATACGAGGAGGAATAATAATGTTAGATATAAAAAGAATAAGAAATGATTTAGACGGAATAAAAAAAGCTATGGGAAGACGTGGAGAAAAAGATTTTGATTTAGACTTAGTATTAGAGTTAGATGATCAAAGAAAAGAACTTTTACAAGAAGTTGAAAAAATGAAGAACGAGCAAAATGTAGCATCAAAAGAAATTCCTAACCTTAAAAAAGAAGGAAAAGATACTACTGAGATAATGGCTAAATTAAAAGGACTTTCTGATGAAATAAAAGTTCTAGATGAAAAAGTTAAAGACGTAGAAGAGAAGATAGAATATAACTTAATGAGAATACCTAATGTACCTAACCCAAATGTTCCACAAGGAACAACAGATGATGACAATGTAGAAGTCAGAAAATGGGGAGAACCAACGAAATTTGATTTTGAATCAAAGGCTCACTGGGATATAGGAACAGATCTTGAAATATTAGATTTCGAAACTGCAGCGAAAATAACAGGATCAAGATTCACATTATACAAAAACTTAGGAGCTAGACTTGAAAGATCTTTAATAAACTTTTTCTTAGATACTCATACAGATGCTGGATATAGTGAAGTACTACCTCCTTTCATGGCTAACAGAGATAGTTTTGTTGGAACAGGACAACTTCCAAAGTTTGAAGAAGATATGTTTAAGTTAGAGGGAAAAGAATATTTCTTAGTTCCTACAGCAGAAGTACCTGTTACAAATATTCATAGAAATCAAATAATAGAGGGAGAAACTCTTCCTATAAGATACTGTGCTTATACACCATGCTTTAGATCAGAAGCAGGATCTGCTGGAAGAGATACAAGAGGTCTTGTAAGACAACATCAATTTAATAAAGTTGAGTTAGTTCACTTTGTAAAGCCTGAAGATTCTTATGAAACACTTGAGACACTTACAAATAATGCAGAAAAGGTTCTTCAATTATTAGGACTTCCTTATAGAGTAGTTAAGATATGTACAGGAGATTTAGGATTTACAGCTGCATTTAAATATGATATAGAAGTTTGGATGCCAAGTTATAATAGATATGTAGAAATATCTTCTTGTTCAAACTTTGAAGATTTCCAAGCTAGAAGAGCTGGAATAAGATTCAAGAGAGACAAGAAAGCTAAAGCAGAATATGTTCATACACTTAATGGATCAGGTGTTGCAATAGGAAGAGCTCTTGCTGCAGTACTTGAAAACTATCAACAAGCTGATGGTTCAGTAGTAGTACCAGAAGTTTTAAGAGGATATATGGGTGGAGTAGAAAAAATAACTAAGTAATACAATATAAATAATATAGGGTTTGAAAATCAAACCCTATATTATGAATAAAATGTTTAAAAATAACATAATATACATTTATAACATAACAATAAAAGTTGAAAAAATATGATAGATATGATATTATAGAACTTGTCAACTTCAATAATAAAAAATATTAAATCCAAATCCTATAGGTATAATATAAGCTTAGGAGGAAATATGGAAGATTCTTTTTACATGAAAGAAGCTTTGAAAGAAGCTCATAAAGCTTATTTAAAAGAAGAAATTCCCATAGGAGCTATTATAGTTAAAGATAACAAAATAATAGCAAGAGCACATAACTTAAGAGAAACAATTAAGGACCCAACAGCTCATGCAGAGATACTCGCTATAAGAGAGGCTGCAAAAGTTTTAGGAGGGTGGAGGCTTATAGGATGTAAATTATACGTGACTATGGAGCCGTGTATTATGTGTTTGGGAGCTATAAGTGAATCGAGAATAAAAACATTAGTAATTGGAACTAAAAATACTAAGACTTCAGATTCTGAATATAAGCTCAAATTAAAGCAAGATTTCTTACAAGATAAAGATATAGATATATCATTTGGAGTATTAGAAGAAGCAACATCTTCTATTGTAAAGAATTTTTTTAGGAAACTAAGAAAGCGCTAAGGAGAGATGTCCGAGTTGGCTTAAGGAGCACGCCTGGAAAGCGTGTATACGGGAAACTGTATCGCGGGTTCGAATCCCGCTTTCTCCGCCAGAAAAATTAAAAATGATTTTAAAGTTTGCTGTGCTAGACGGGGAGGTAGCGGCGCCTTGTAACCTGCAATCCGCTATAGCAGGGTTGAACTCCATATGGAGGGCTAATACTTGTAGAGCTGCCCTAGATAAGTGGTGATGATATTTGGGTCCTACGCAATGAAAGCTCATGAATCCCGCCAGGTCCGGAAGGAAGCAACGGTAAGTGATCACTTTCATGTGCCGTAGGGTAGCCTAAATTGAGCTAACTGTTTAGGTAACGTTTATGAGGTTAGCACAATATATGGTGCACAGCATTTAATATAAAAAATAAAGTCTCTATTTTATAATAGAGACTTTTTTAATGCAAAAAAAATTATATGAATTGTATATATAAAATGAAAGTTAATTGAGATGCAATCTTAGAACTCTTGGATTTAGGATGAAAGAAATTAAATTTATATTAAACTTTATATCTGTTACTCTTCGCATAAACTGTAACTTTTTTGTTACCAATTAAATCAATTATTGTAATAAAATAAAATAAGAATTGATATAGAGAGGGGTAATTTATATGAACAAGAGATCAACAATAAAAAAGGTAAGTGCTTTTTTAATAACAGGAGCTTTGGCTTTAGGTACAATTGGATATACTAATGTAAATGCAGAAAATAATACTTTTAAAGTAGGAGAAAAATTCACAGTTGCAGATATGAAAATGGGAAATGATGCATATGTTATTGACTATAAATTAGAAGATGTAACTGGGGATAAAGTTAAGGATAACATTGTATTAGTAGGAAATAAAGAAGATAAAGAAGCTATGTTTGTAGATAATTTAAATATTATAGTACAAGATGGAAAAACTAAAAAATATACAAAGGCTACATATGAATATTTTGGTGGATATGATTGTGAAGATATGATGTTTATAGGAGACTTTAATGGGGATAAAGTAAATGATGTAATGGTAAGTGCACCTACAGGAGGAAGTGGTGGAATAGTAGAACATATGATAGCTACTTTTAAAGATCATAAACCATCTGTTATATTTACAGATAAAGATAACGAAGGACTTAAAATAGATGGAAAATATGTAGATGGATATAAAGCTGAGGTTGAATTCAAAGATTTAAACAAGAAAATAGAATTGGATTTAAGTGCTAACAAGAAATATTATGAAGATAGTAATATATATGATAAAAAGGGTAAATTATTAGATGAAGTAAAACCTTGGATAAACGCATTTTCAAAAGTGGAACCTATTGATTATGATTGTGATGGATCATATGAACTTCATACATACCAAAGAATAGCGGGAACTTGTAATGCAGATACGATTTCTTATCTTGAATCAGTATTAAAATTTGAAAATAATAAATGGAATACAAAAGAACTTAATTATTCAACTTACTTAGTTAAGTAATTACATTTAAACTCTTTGCTAGATAGCAAGGGGTTTTGTTTTTGAAATATATAATAAAAATTTATATTTCATGTATATAAATCTCAAATATGATAATAATATAAAAGAAAATTAAATATATTTTCAATTTCTCCCCTATTTAAAAGGCTTCTCCCCCCATAGAAGTCTTTTTTTTTTTAGTATATAATAGAACAGAATGAATATACATAGAGGTGATTTTATGCATAAGGCATTATATAGAGTTTATAGGCCGTTAAAGTTTGAAGATGTAATAGGTCAAGAACATATAACAAAAACAATAAAAAATCAGATAGATAACAATAGTATAGCTCATGCGTATTTGTTTTCTGGAACAAGAGGTACAGGGAAAACATCTACTGCTAAGATATTTGCAAGAGCGGTTAATTGTATTAATCCAGAGGATCATGAGCCTTGCAATGAATGTGAAATTTGTAAAGGTATATTAAATGACAGTATAATGGATGTTATTGAAATAGATGCTGCATCCAATAATGGAGTAGATGATATAAGAGAGTTAAGAGAGAACGTAAAATATCCACCAACAAAGGGTAAGTATAAAGTGTATATAATAGATGAGGTACATATGTTATCTCAAGGAGCCTTTAATGCATTATTAAAGACATTAGAAGAACCTCCATATTATATAATATTTATACTTGCAACTACTGAAGCGCATAAAATACCTGCAACCATATTATCAAGATGTCAAAAATATGATTTTAAAAGAGTTAAAGTTGATGATATAGTTACGCGTATGAAAAAAATATGCGATGATTTGGATATACAAGTAGAGGAAAAGGCTCTGAATTTGATAGCAAGAAATGCAGGAGGCGCATTAAGAGATGCTTTAAGTATATTAGATCAGTGTGTATCATATAGTGAGGATGAAATTAAATATTCTGATGTAGTTAATCTTCTTGGAACTGTCAATATAGATTTTTTATTTGATATGAGTAAATACATAATAGAAGAAGACACGAAACAGGCACTTGAATTATTAAATGAATTGATAATTTGCGGTAAAGATATAAAGCATTTTTTAACTGATTTGATAGATCATTTTAGAAACTTAATGGTTTGTAAAGTATCTCATGAATTATATGAAATAATAAATTTGCCAGTAGAGACTATAGATTTATTAAAAAATCAAGCTGATGGCATTGATTTGAACAGTATAATAGAAATAATAAACTTATTGTCTGAAACTCAAAATAATATAAAGTATTCTTCTAATCCAAGAATATCACTTGAAATAACTATAATGAAATTATCTCAACCTGTACTTAAGTTAGATGATGATTCTATTATAAATAGAATACAAAATATAGAAAATGTAATAAAAAATGGTGTAAGTATATCTCGAAATGATAATAATATAGAAAACAAAAATAATATATCTAGAAATAGAAGTATTAAAAATGAACCACAGGTTCAAAAAACAAAAAAACCTAAGAATCCAGATGTACTAGAAATTGAAAATTCATGGATGCAGATATTAGAATATATGAAAAATGATAAGCAGATGTCTATTCAAGCGATGTTAAAAGAAATTAACGATTTTGAGATGGAAAATAACACACTTATAATGCTAGTTGATGATAACTTTAAATTTATAAAAGATAGATTAAATAGAGATGAAGAAAAATCATATATAAAAAGCGTTATAAATAATATAACAGGCCAAAATATAAATATTAAAATAGAATTAAAATCAAATATGGTAAATAATTCAACAAATGATCAAGAGGATGAAGGTATAAAAATATTAGAAAATGTATTTCCAAAAGAGATGATACAAGTAAAAGATTCTATAAAAGAAACGTAGAACATAATAATTATTATATGCTATAATATAGTTTAAAGTGATTTTTAAAGGAGGATGAATTATGGCTAAAAAAGGATTCCCAGGAATGGGTGGAAATATGAATAATATGTTAAAACAAGTTCAAAAAATGCAAAGAGATATGGAAAAAATGCAAGGACAGCTTGAAGAGAAAGAGGTTGAGGCTTCTGTTGGTGGAGGAGCTGTTATAGTTAAGGTTAATGGTAAGAAAGAGATACTAGATATAGCTATAAAGCCAGAAGTTGTAGATCCTGATGATATAGAAATGCTTCAAGATTTAGTTTTAACTGCTGTTAATGAAGCGTTAAGAAGTGCAGATGAGATGGTAAATTCTCAAATGTCTAAGGTAACAGGTGGACTTAATCTTCCAGGAATGTTTTAGTAGGTGATAATATGCAAACTTATTCAGGCCCTATATCAAGCCTTATAGAGGAGTTTTCAAAACTTCCTGGTGTTGGTAAAAAAACAGCACAAAGATTAGCTTTTCATGTTATAAATATGAATATGATAGATGTAGAGAAATTATCTGAAGCATTAATAAATGCTAAAAAACAGATAAAATACTGTTCTGTATGCTGTAATATAACGGATTCTAGTAAGTGTAATATATGCTCTAATCCAAATAGAACAGAAGATACTATATGTGTTGTAGAAGATCCAAGAGATGTAGCTGCTATGGAAAAAACTAAAGAATTTATGGGCAAATACCATGTTCTTCATGGAGTAATATCTCCAATGGAGGGTGTAGGTCCTGAGATGATAAAAATAAAGGAACTTCTTCAAAGGTTAAATAATGAAACTGTTAAGGAAATTATACTGGCTACTAATCCGACAATAGAAGGAGAAGCTACTGCTATGTATATATCTAGACTTATAAAGCCTTTAGGTATTAAAGTTACTAGAATTGCACATGGTCTTCCTGTAGGAGGAGATCTGGAGTATGCAGATGAAGTAACTATATCAAAAGCTTTAGAAGGAAGAAGAGAGATATAACCAAGGTTAAATACCTTGGTTTTTTTGTATAAAAAACTTTGTGATTTATTGAAATTGATATATGTGTGATGTATAATTTTTATATGATTTATTGAATAATAAATTATTATATTAAAATTAAAGTAGAGGTGTAATTATGAAAGTCTTTATGAGTTCACAAGAACATGAGGCTATGAAAAAGAAGAGACAACAAAGTTTGAAGTTAAAAGGACAGCAAAAATATGATCATGAATGTGAAGAAAAATTAGAAAATTTGCTTAAGAAAACTGTTAGGCCTAAGAACTCTAAGCCTAAAAATAAAAGAAACGATGGGTTTAAAAATAACTATAAAAATTTTGAATATGATTATGAGGAGGATTTTTACGATCCTGATATTAATAGATATTAAATAAAGTAGGCTAAATGCCTACTTTATTTTATTTTTGATACTATTAAATTGGATAT is drawn from Tepidibacter hydrothermalis and contains these coding sequences:
- a CDS encoding M48 family metallopeptidase, which codes for MEEEISLQMKDLVHPKEKILYRLCVLITIVGVIGSIMAIILGLVDKEEMQTIMGGFAIIFVVIYQLGKMYAKTQVNSIKLSKRQFPEVYEIIEDFAQKLEMKKIPEVYVVQQGGVLNAFAATFFSRDYIQINIDIFEIAYREHKDLDALSFVIGHEMGHIKMGHTKLKYILLTFASNLIPIVGATLSRAREYTCDRHASYLCPQGRKSLVLLAAGKHMYKNVDVEEVVKQGQYQKGIFQWFANATASHPVLAKRMKALMDLDTPGRLF
- the serS gene encoding serine--tRNA ligase; the encoded protein is MLDIKRIRNDLDGIKKAMGRRGEKDFDLDLVLELDDQRKELLQEVEKMKNEQNVASKEIPNLKKEGKDTTEIMAKLKGLSDEIKVLDEKVKDVEEKIEYNLMRIPNVPNPNVPQGTTDDDNVEVRKWGEPTKFDFESKAHWDIGTDLEILDFETAAKITGSRFTLYKNLGARLERSLINFFLDTHTDAGYSEVLPPFMANRDSFVGTGQLPKFEEDMFKLEGKEYFLVPTAEVPVTNIHRNQIIEGETLPIRYCAYTPCFRSEAGSAGRDTRGLVRQHQFNKVELVHFVKPEDSYETLETLTNNAEKVLQLLGLPYRVVKICTGDLGFTAAFKYDIEVWMPSYNRYVEISSCSNFEDFQARRAGIRFKRDKKAKAEYVHTLNGSGVAIGRALAAVLENYQQADGSVVVPEVLRGYMGGVEKITK
- a CDS encoding nucleoside deaminase, which gives rise to MEDSFYMKEALKEAHKAYLKEEIPIGAIIVKDNKIIARAHNLRETIKDPTAHAEILAIREAAKVLGGWRLIGCKLYVTMEPCIMCLGAISESRIKTLVIGTKNTKTSDSEYKLKLKQDFLQDKDIDISFGVLEEATSSIVKNFFRKLRKR
- the dnaX gene encoding DNA polymerase III subunit gamma/tau, whose protein sequence is MHKALYRVYRPLKFEDVIGQEHITKTIKNQIDNNSIAHAYLFSGTRGTGKTSTAKIFARAVNCINPEDHEPCNECEICKGILNDSIMDVIEIDAASNNGVDDIRELRENVKYPPTKGKYKVYIIDEVHMLSQGAFNALLKTLEEPPYYIIFILATTEAHKIPATILSRCQKYDFKRVKVDDIVTRMKKICDDLDIQVEEKALNLIARNAGGALRDALSILDQCVSYSEDEIKYSDVVNLLGTVNIDFLFDMSKYIIEEDTKQALELLNELIICGKDIKHFLTDLIDHFRNLMVCKVSHELYEIINLPVETIDLLKNQADGIDLNSIIEIINLLSETQNNIKYSSNPRISLEITIMKLSQPVLKLDDDSIINRIQNIENVIKNGVSISRNDNNIENKNNISRNRSIKNEPQVQKTKKPKNPDVLEIENSWMQILEYMKNDKQMSIQAMLKEINDFEMENNTLIMLVDDNFKFIKDRLNRDEEKSYIKSVINNITGQNINIKIELKSNMVNNSTNDQEDEGIKILENVFPKEMIQVKDSIKET
- a CDS encoding YbaB/EbfC family nucleoid-associated protein, coding for MAKKGFPGMGGNMNNMLKQVQKMQRDMEKMQGQLEEKEVEASVGGGAVIVKVNGKKEILDIAIKPEVVDPDDIEMLQDLVLTAVNEALRSADEMVNSQMSKVTGGLNLPGMF
- the recR gene encoding recombination mediator RecR; the protein is MQTYSGPISSLIEEFSKLPGVGKKTAQRLAFHVINMNMIDVEKLSEALINAKKQIKYCSVCCNITDSSKCNICSNPNRTEDTICVVEDPRDVAAMEKTKEFMGKYHVLHGVISPMEGVGPEMIKIKELLQRLNNETVKEIILATNPTIEGEATAMYISRLIKPLGIKVTRIAHGLPVGGDLEYADEVTISKALEGRREI